AACACCTTCCAGTCTTGTCTCTCAGTGCTTCTCCCTGACCCCTACTCTGACATGTCCACTGGCTGTTCCCAGAACATGACCTGGGCTGTCCCACCCCTGACCATACCACACCTGATGCCCAGAATCCCCTTGGCCTTCCTGCTCCCATCCCCAGTGAGTTTGATCCTACCCAGTCTTCTAGGTCCAGTTCAAAtacttcctcctccaggaagccatcctCCATCCTGCTCGATGGGAAGTGACTACACCTCCTCAGAACACCCCCAGCACTTCACCCTTCTCACAGGGGATTAGGCAGTCACTACCTTGTCTATGTCTGAGACTTAGAGCTCCTTGAAGGGAGGGCCTGAATCTGGATTCATTGATTCATTCGCTTATTAAGTCCTTTCCACAGTTCAGGCACTGGCAGCCTTCGCAGAGCTTAATATTCAGCTGTCCCCCTTGCAGCCCTGGCATGGTGCCCCGTGCCAAGCGGGTTAGCACCCAGGGAGTGCagactgccccctccccatggAGGGATCCCCTCTACAGCCTTCATTTTTCCATCCAGCCAGGAAACAGTGGTGTAGGCTCAGGCAGAGATTGCCAACGAATGGCCTGCAGAATGACTCAAGCCTATAAATACATTTGGTTTTGGCCTAcccagtgttttaaaattttgaattcatTGCTGACATTTCAAAAATGGGAGATTTATCATAAAAATATGGATTTCCTGCCCCTCTTAGAAAGTCAGATCTGGCATCATTGGTCCTACGGACTATGTACTGGAATTTGCAAAATAGCTTACTCCTTTAAAGAGTGTATTCATTCACCAAATTACCATTGCCCCAACCACTCACTCTTGTCTCCTTGATACTAAGACTAAGTGTTAGTTGCCATTAACCATCACATACCCAGTTCTGCACTGGGTATGTGATGGTTAATGTTACGCTGTGTTACCAGTGTGGCCCCTGTAGTTATTTGGTTTGAGACCTCTGTAGTTAAGGGTGGAGGTCCCACGGATTCTCATCGCAGTCTTGCCATTTACCTTCAGTGTAAGCTCCTGGGCCTCATCTGAAAACTGGGAATGACAGTCCCGACTTCATGGATGATtaggaggatgaaatgagataacatatgtaaagcacttagcatgcaggaaggGCTCCACCTTAGTGGCTGACATGGTTTATATTGGCAGCAAGTGCCTGTCCCAGTGAGGTCTCCCTTTGTCTGCTCCCAGTGCTACCAGACTGGGCTGATGTCCCGGTATGTCGAGTCCTGGAGAGCAGGAGACACGGCTTTCTGGCGAGGACCTTTCGGAGGCTTCTTCTATAAACCAAACCAGGTTAGTGCCAGCCCTAATTGGTCAGGAGACCCCACCCAGCTTAGCTTCCAGGGCTGAGGTTTCCTTGTGTCAGGCCATAGAATCTCACTGTGCCACCTTTTGAGCCCAAACCTAATCCTGAGAGTATCCTTAGGGTTAgatgtgggaggagagggaggagatacTAAGAAACAAAACTGCCTACCTCTGTTCCAGAACCATCCATGCCTACCCATTGCTTGGAAAAATTCAGACCAAGAGCTTGGTATTTAGGGCCGCTATGCCATCTGACCCTCAGCTGTCTTTCCAGTTTCACATTCCATTTACAAGATTGTAGGGACCACTCTCTAAATGCACCCTGTGGCTTGCTGCTTGTGAGTCCCCTGCTTCCCAGCATCTTCACAGCATTATCAGATCCTTCCCTGACATTCCCAGGAAGAATGAGTAATTTCTCATCAGTTGGTGCATATCTGGAAAGCAGTTTGACAGTATGTACCAGGAGTCTTAGGAATCCTCACATCCTTTACCCAGGGATCCCACCTCTGAAGTCTGTCCTATGGAAAGAATCCAGAATGCTGACTTACACGtgttcattgcagctttatttacaatagcaagaaaTTGGAGACAATTCAGTATGCAACAGCAGAACAGTTAAGTACACTGAGTTATAGCTACTTGATAGACTCTTATCCTGGATTTTAGAATTATGTTTATAAATGATGTTATATGCTTATGCTGTGAGATCAATTGGCAAACACTAGGTAAAAAACTGAATGTACGAGAAGTTAGGAAACTAAGTTAAAttgcacagaaaaaagaaattttttaaagcaataaaatgtTAGTAGctctgggtgatttttattttcttcattatactTTCCAAATTATCCACCATGCATATCTATTACCTTTGtaatgaggaaaacaaagcaaaacaagaacaaatggaaaagaatgaatcactcttcctctccattctttttgtttaatttaaaaatagcttttattggTGTTTTTCCTTATTACAAATGCAGTATCTGTTCATTACCCCCCAAAACATCAGCAGATACAAAGAGGCACAGTGAAAATCACCTGTAGGCCACCCACCCAGACATACCAGCCTTACTACCATAGCATATATCCTTTCAAATCCTCTTCCGTGAATGGGCGTGTATACAAGTGTACACACACCCATTTGTGTGCATAACAATGTCAGGCACGTATGTGGCACCTCCCTTGTGCCAGGCTTTGATGTTAGCGCTTGCTGTGTAAgaactcattcagtcctcacagcaGCTCTTAGGCACTGCTACCCCTGTGCTGCAGATGTGAGGCGTGCGTGGATCAGTGCTCTTCTACACATTCCCTGGGCACTAACCATGCTCAGCCTTGCGTTTTAGCTGAGGCTGTCCCTGTGTCCCTCAGGACCTTGAGAGCAGGGACTAGGAATTGTCCCTGTTTCCTCCTGACCTAGAGGGGACACCTGCTGAATGTGGTCTTGACCACCTTTTCCAGGCGGAGCATCCCAGGACGTAGTGCCAGCTGTTTGTCTGCATCCACTGGCCCCTGTGGAAACTTCCTCTCTGGAAGGGCGTAGGGCCCAGCCATGAAGAGAAAGACATGGTGTCTCACATGTTAATGTTTGGCTGCTGAAACTGTGGCTGGGGCTTGCTCTGCTGTGTGAATACTGGGGTGTAGCCCAGTCTTGCCACTCTGCAGCCGTCTTCACTGAAGATGGACCACGTTGGCGCTGAGGCCGGCACATTAGCATCTGTCTGACATTCATTCCACAGACACTCATAGGTATTCAGGGCCAGGCCAGTGCTGGACACTGGGAGCTCAGAGATGGGCCAGACGAGGCCCCTGTGCTCCAGAAGTTCACAGTCTGCTtgggagacagacacacaaatagatGACCACAACACAGTGTGGCCAGTGTGAGGAGGGGTGCACCGAGGGCTATGGGAACACAGGAGGGgtcccccacctgccccagctcAGGGAAGGCTCCCCATAGGAGAGCCTGAGCAGtgatgggagaaagaggggaagcGTGAACCCAGGACAGGATGACAGGCCAGCAGCAGGGGCTCAGTGCAGGGAAGGAGGCTAATTGTACTAAGCCCCAGGCTCCGTAACGGGCACTTTACGTCacctcatttagtcctcacagcaGTTCCGAGATAGGTGGTCTTCTCGGGGGGTGCTCTTATTTTGTTACCAATGAAGCAACTGAGGATCAGAGGAGTAAAAGATCTTACCCAGATCATACGGCTGGGAATTTACCCCAGATCTGCACAGCTCCCGATAGTCCAGGAAGTGTTCCATGCCGTAGTGTGCTGTGCAGTGCAGTCACATAAAGCGAGTGTCTGTCAATAAAGCCAGTGAAAAGTTGGACTGCAGTCACAGAGGCCTAATCTCTAGAATTGATGGGAGTGAATACCTCAGAGCGCAGGCAGGCACTAACCTTCAAGGCACTGACCTTAAAGAGGCCTAGAGCCAGGAAATAGGTTCAGTGAGGGGAAGCTGATGGAACCGGGGTTGGGGTGCTCTTGGGAACTCACCTTTATTGCCTGGCTCTCTGTGccagcactgtgccaggcacttagtATAGTGTCTTATTTAGTCTAGAAAAGAGAGGCTCAAGGGCCAAGCCAGAGCCCTCAGACCTctgcagggctgccctggggcagaggaagcagcCCAGGGGTCAGGACTGGGATGGGGACAGTGGACTGGCTTTGGCGGGAGCAAGTTTCAGCTCCATGTGAGGTGGGAAGCCCTCCCTGGCAAGGACAGCCTGTAATAGAGCAGACTGCCTTGGGAGATGGTGGGCTACCTGTCAGCAGAAGTATACAAGCAGAGATCCGTGGGGATACTTTAGAAGGCAGCCAAGCCACTTGCAGGATGGCTGCACCATTATGTTCCCTTTTAGCCTCCAGATTCCATGATGTCTGTTCCATAGACCTCACAAGCTAGGAtggtttcctggaggaggtagAGAGGGGAACTCAGATGGGTGGGACACCCAGGGCAAGCAGTGCCATCCAGTTCAAGCAAGCCCAAAGAAAAGGCCCCatagtgggtgggtggggtgagaCCCCCTCCTTAACCTACTCCTATCATGTACTGTCCTGTTCCCAGTACGGTGAACTCCTCATGCTGGCTGCAGGTACTGGCCTGGCCCCCATGGTGCCCATCCTTCACAGCATCACAGACAATGCAGATGACGAGACATTCATCACCCTGGTGGGCTGCTTCAAGACCTTTGAGGGCATCTACCTGAAAGCCTTCCTCCAGGAGCAGGCCCGTTTCTGGAATGTCCGCATCTTCTTTGTACTCAGCCAGGTAAGCCAGGGGCATGACTTCCTTCCCTGATTGAGACTCTGTTGTCCCCTTGCACCCATCCTGAGGACCTGCTGTGGGCTCTCTGCCTCATGCTATAAAAGTCATCCCTGCCACTGGTGGAACCCCCACCTGTGCCTGGCAAGGAAGGCAGTATTGTCATGTTCTTacgcagatgaggaaactgacactcagagGTGAAGTCACCAGCCCCTGTGGTGCTGCTAGATTGAGTGAAGCCAGGATTTGGGATTTGAGCCTGAggctgtctgattccagagcacCAGCTCTCACCCACTATCCTTTGCTGCCTGCCATCTACCCTCTGGCATCATCCGTTGTATGGGCAGGGAGCCTGCTTGTGGAATCAGTGGGCTGGGGGCAGACATCCTCTGGCTGTGATGGCTCCTTGAGGAGGGAACACGTGTCTGGATCACCATGCTCTCAGTGCTTCACATAGTGCCAGGCACGGAGTAGGGACTCACCCCAGCAACAGTGGGTGAAGCACACTAGATCCAAGTTCACTGCATTTATTAGGGTCCTTACCACATCACTTTGTCCCTGCATTGGAGGAAAGCTGCTTTCAAACCCTCCAAGCTACAGCTACTCTAGCCGGAAGCAGCTCTGCCTCCTGAGCCCTCTTCCCTGTGATTCCTCATCCCCTACATTCATTCAGGCCACCCTTCCCGGACCCTCACCTCAGGGTCACAGCCTGTCTCGCCCCTTACCTCaagccaggccctcagctatCTTTGTTCACTTGCCTTCTGCTGGTCTGTAGCTTTGTCTGTCTTTCCTGTACCCTTGGGTTGAGGTCCCCTGCTCACGCCCCCCCTCTATTCTCTTGCTCAGGGTCAGCCTCATTGCCGTGTACTTTGGAGCACATTTCTCATCAGTTTCCTCTTGAGGCAGCTTTAGGGTGTCCCTAAAGACTTACATCATCCTGGCTGCAGGGTGTCAGGAAACCAGAGGGTCCCCGGGGTCAGAGTCCACAGGCCTGTCCACGGGGCAGGATGCTCAGTGGTGTGGACACTTGAGGGGGTCATGCTTGGTGAAcattagcagcagcagcagtgcccAAGGTCAGGGATGGAGCAGAGGGCGGGTGTACAGCCGAGTGGAGAGGGGCAAGGAGGGCCACTCCTGCCAGCAGCACACTCAGCCCTGCCCGAGAGCCTGGTCCCAGAAGGTGGGAGAAAGGTGGGCTCCTGGTAGTCACCCTGGCTGTTAGCCAGCCTTCCTTCCCcccaccatgtgccaggtgcCAAGGATACAAAAATGAAGATGACCTCTCCCTGCCCTTTAGGTGCTTACCTAAATATGGGAAGACAGCCACAGGGATGGCTGACAAGGGCTCCCCTTCACTGAGCACTTTCTCTATGCCCGGCACTGTTCTCAGTACTTGATGtgtaaactcatttaatcccacCACAATCTTAGGAGGCTTGTACTGCCatcatggccatttaaaaaatatggaaactgaggcacagagaggttaagagccttgcccaaggtaacacagcAAGTTGGTGGAGAGCTGGTGTGAACCTGGGTAGTCCTGCCCCAGAGTTCGTGCTCCTATTGCTTGTCGGAATAAGACAACACAGGGGAAAGTACCGTGGACGGTGTTCATGATACCGGTGGCAAGCAGagagggcttcacagaggagatggCATTTGAGCCTGGGCTTGAGGGCAGAGTTAAAGTTCACCAGCAAGAAGGGACCTTCAGCTGGAGGTGGGCCAGGGCTTTGGTGATGCTAGGGCATCAGGCGAGGAGGCTGGCCACGAGTGGCAGGGCCAGGTGAGGGGCAATGGAGTGAATGGTGCCTTCTGCCCATCTGTGCTCCCTCCACCCTGGGtgcttcctctcctgcctgggCAGCAGCAACAGCATCCTCAAGGTCTCCCTGCTGCAGCCATTCCCTGCCGATTTGTCCTTCATCCTGCAGCGGAGAGAGCAGCTCTGGCCACACCACCGCCCTGCTTCCTGCCCTTCCCTGGCTCCCCGCTGCTCTCAGGACCATGTGCAGGCCCCCATGGCTGTGGCAGCCAGCTGTGGCCTTGCCTCCTTCGCCACCTGCCCCTTCCACTGCCACATGCTGCATTCTGGTGTCACTGGTCTGCCTGTGGTTGCAAGTGCTCTCTGCTTTTCTGGCTGCTGGGCTTTTGCTTGTACTGTTCCCCTTGCCAGGAGCACTTTTCCCCACTTCTTCACCTGACACCTACTCATCCCTCACATCTCTCTGCTGAAATGTAATTCCATCCTGGGAACTTTCCCTGAGCCCCCAGGCTGGCACAGATGTTTCTGCTGTCACAGCCCGGGCTCTCCTTCACAGCACCCAGCCCACTGCACCATCATTGTTTATGGGTCCTCTCTCCACTTGAGCAGCAAGCAGACCCCACGCATCTCTGGGTGCATAGTCAGGGTGAGCTGTGCTGAACCTGACTGGCCTAGGGGAAGTGGGCAGTGGGAATGAGGGGCGAGGCCAAGGGGCCCCGCTGGTCGCTGCCTTCAAGGGCCCACTAGGTGGGTCAGGACACACAGGAAGATCAGATCATCAGAGAGGGTCCCCAGTCAGCAGCACAGCACTGTCCTCAGAGGCCTTGAGGTCCGATGAGCTCTGTGAGGTGGACCCCAAGGCTGTGTGAGTGCACCTGGGATTAGAGGCCTGCATTCACAGAGCCTCTCCCGAGGTTTCCCCACGCTCGTCACagcagctcagagaggtcacaGTCACTCATCCGGAAGTGGTAGCAAAGCTCAAATTCTAACCCCAacccctctctccatctctctctgcttGGCCCCAGGAACTAGAAGTTCACCTCAGTAGGGTCTGCAGAGGTGATGGTCCTGTTCTGTTCggggttttgtttgttgtgttttgGGTTCTGGTTACGTGGTTTcttctctttgttaaaattctccAAACTATATATAGTTAATGATTTTTATACatatgttatacttcaataaagtgtttacttaaaagaaattcttggtgggggagggtatagctcagtggtagagctgcctcagcatgcctgaggtcctgggttcaatccccagtacctctattaaaaggaagggagggacggAGAAATTCTTCCAAGTCAGCTAGTAGTGGCAGGAGCCTGGGGCATAGTACACCTCCAGATACGACCTCCAGCCTTTTCatgggagagaaagaaacccTTCTCTTGGCTAAGGCACTCTGCCCGGGATCTCTGATACACATAGCCAGATGAGGCCAGGAGCCCTGTCTGTTTCAAGCAGTTGCCGTGTCCCCATTGCCTAATACAGGGCCAGGCACAGAGtccactcagtaaatatttgttaactcaACAAGTTAATTGAAaccttaaaacaaatgaacaaaagttATGCTCTAAGGGTGACAGTAATGGGTAAGATGCTTTGAAAAGATGCTAGGAGACCCACAGTCCCGGTGAGAGAATATTCCCCCCAGAGTGACAGGCGCAGTGGCCCCTGGGAGGTAGTGAGAAACGGTAGGACCTAAGTTCTGGTCCTGCTGCTGCCCTTGCTACATTGTGTGCCCCGAGGgacacccctcctcctcctcatgccTCCTGTTGTGGAGGATAGCTGCCCACCCACAGGCCTTTGTGAGGGGGTTCTGAGTCCCAATGTGAGGAAGTGCCTGGCTCATGGTAgggctacgtgaaggatggcttcccaccccctctgcctcagtttcctcatttgacaGAGAGGCGCTGACTTTGTGAACTCTGAGGACTCCCTGTAGTCTCCCCCACTATTTCTCATCATCCCAGGAGAACTCCCCAGAGCAGCTTCCCTGGAGTTACCGGGACAAGACCCACTTCGGCCGCCTGGCCCAGGACCTGATTGAGGAGCTGGTGGGCTCCTGCCGGAGAAAGCCATTTGCGTTGGTCTGTGGCTCCGCCGAGTTTACCAAGGACATGGCCAGGTGCTTGCTGAGCGCGGGCCTCGCCGAGGACTCCTACTTTGTCTTCTAGGCCTGGCCTCCCTTCCAAAGCTCAGGCCAGAGGCGTGGCACTGGGACACAGGAAGGAGCACAGACTGGTCTCGAAGACGTGAAAGGAAGACCGCTGCTAACTCTCCAAGTGACCTTGGATGAATGTGTACACCTCTGTGCACCTCCATTTCTCATCCACCCCGTAAAGTCCCTGACTCCCTCAGGCAGGCATCTTgctgctgggtggagggaggagggcggaTGGGGCTGTAGGAGCCCTGAGGAGGAGAGTGCCCAGCGTTTGTCAGGGAGGACTCCTTGGAAGGAGCCAGGTCCCGGCTGAGTAGGAGTTGgcaggagaaggggtgggaggggcttcCCTGGTTCTTCAGATGCCAGGGTTTGTAAGGGGCTCCTGTCAGGCCCTGCCCTGTAATGCCAGTGCCAAAGCCTATCTTCCCTGAAGACTACGTATCTCTGTAGCCTCGGGGTTGGCTCATATGGGGCCCTCACTGAGTCTTTAGGGAATGACCATAGGGGAGGCTGAGAGCTCTTTGGAGAAGGAACTTGATATATGTTCCTCCAGTGCCACAAGCCTGACTCGATGAAGATTGTGGGTTCTGTGACCTGACCACATATCAGAACAAGGTGG
The Camelus dromedarius isolate mCamDro1 chromosome 14, mCamDro1.pat, whole genome shotgun sequence genome window above contains:
- the LOC105092836 gene encoding NADH-cytochrome b5 reductase-like isoform X1; amino-acid sequence: MGEREEDDKEAWLQLRPVEPLPSQCCGAGCSPCVFDLYQRDLARWEAARASKDRSLLGGKESQSCPSKLSPETFLAFRISAVDKLTKDTYRVRFALPRNSQLGLRPGQHLILRGIIDDLEIQRAYTPISPANAEGYFEVLIKCYQTGLMSRYVESWRAGDTAFWRGPFGGFFYKPNQYGELLMLAAGTGLAPMVPILHSITDNADDETFITLVGCFKTFEGIYLKAFLQEQARFWNVRIFFVLSQENSPEQLPWSYRDKTHFGRLAQDLIEELVGSCRRKPFALVCGSAEFTKDMARCLLSAGLAEDSYFVF
- the LOC105092836 gene encoding NADH-cytochrome b5 reductase-like isoform X5 translates to MTRKPGCSFDQWSPCLPSAVALAARPVCSTSTSETWQGGRQPEPARTGASWVGKSHRGIIDDLEIQRAYTPISPANAEGYFEVLIKCYQTGLMSRYVESWRAGDTAFWRGPFGGFFYKPNQYGELLMLAAGTGLAPMVPILHSITDNADDETFITLVGCFKTFEGIYLKAFLQEQARFWNVRIFFVLSQENSPEQLPWSYRDKTHFGRLAQDLIEELVGSCRRKPFALVCGSAEFTKDMARCLLSAGLAEDSYFVF